A single genomic interval of Oxyura jamaicensis isolate SHBP4307 breed ruddy duck chromosome 26, BPBGC_Ojam_1.0, whole genome shotgun sequence harbors:
- the LOC118178668 gene encoding polymeric immunoglobulin receptor-like — MEVLLLFVALLQEPVSSTLYGPWFLTGTVGGLVTHQCFYSITPTNKHDRKYWCKRASNGVCYTIVSTTGYVSKGHAGRVSLQDIPENGTFMVTMTQLESSDTGTYRCGIGSTNKDLYVNMNLTVSEDLGTSRLAELLHGELHGSITIPCPPGDTHDGTKRFWCKVGSTGCTLIADTDGYVAKSYEGRIFITPQDSSGAFKVLINGLRKEDVGLYRCGTGRLGGQDSLQDVALQVTTASSRPRRPKFLSGTVGGSLSMRCHHDPQGSYEVKYLCRWKAASCSLLVDLDGFVHESYKGRIQIASSDKEKGTYTVVMSPLREDDAGWYWCGARSGHTEHTSAVKLLIQKGTYTSQNPETYTLVNPSLPSSLAAY, encoded by the exons ATGGAGGTTCTCCTTCTCTTTGTAGCTTTGCTGCAAG AGCCGGTCTCAAGTACCTTGTATGGGCCCTGGTTTCTGACAGGCACAGTTGGAGGGCTGGTCACTCACCAGTGCTTCTACTCAATCACACCCACCAACAAGCATGACAGAAAATACTGGTGTAAAAGAGCAAGCAACGGAGTTTGCTACACCATCGTTTCTACAACCGGCTATGTCTCGAAAGGCCACGCAGGCCGGGTGTCCCTCCAGGACATCCCAGAGAATGGCACCTTCATGGTGACAATGacacagctggagagcagcgACACAGGGACCTACCGCTGTGGCATCGGCAGCACCAACAAGGACCTCTACGTCAATATGAACCTGACGGTTTCGGAAG ACCTGGGCACATCGAGGCTGGCCGAGCTGCTCCACGGGGAGCTCCACGGCTCCATCACCATCCCCTGTCCTCCTGGGGACACCCATGATGGCACAAAGAGGTTCTGGTGCAAAGTGGGGAGCACTGGCTGCACTCTCATCGCTGACACTGATGGCTACGTGGCAAAGAGCTACGAGGGACGAATCTTTATCACCCCTCAGGACAGCTCTGGAGCATTCAAAGTGCTGATAAATGGTTTAAGAAAGGAAGACGTGGGGCTGTACAGGTGTGGGACGGGCAGGCTGGGTGGCCAGGACAGCCTGCAGGACGTGGCTCTGCAGGTGACCACAG cctcctcccgGCCCAGGAGGCCAAAGTTCCTGAGCGGCACGGTGGGAGGCTCGCTGTCCATGAGGTGCCACCACGACCCCCAGGGCAGCTACGAGGTGAAGTACCTGTGCAGGTGGAAGGCggccagctgctccctgctggtgGATCTGGACGGGTTTGTGCACGAGTCCTACAAAGGGCGCATACAGATCGCCAGCAGCGACAAGGAGAAGGGGACGTACACCGTGGTGATGAGCCCCCTGAGAGAGGACGATGCGGGGTGGTACTGGTGTGGGGCCAGAAGCGGACACACAGAGCACACGTCCGCTGTGAAGCTGCTCATCCAGAAGG gaaCCTACACTTCACAAAACCCAGAAACATACACCCTTGTGAACCCCAGTTTGCCATCAAGCTTGGCAGCCTAC
- the C26H1orf116 gene encoding specifically androgen-regulated gene protein — protein sequence MPGKELGLGMAGCNSDSCDSMVSTASNHSQQSDNNYDYLSVEEKECLMFLEETIGSLDAEADSGVSTDDTDYAEPPRPRPRRDAAARDLENGAAPPSTGQQRAAEQKGGESSSSSAPATLPSPGYYSLPRSIPTANAQRANQAPDGKAAAHVVEDPVPPSKTSQEMAEEDRLGQGNMRTQVKPLLIPPPAPFQDDVVSREQQPWRSSLDAQWENTEESWTRAVPPRPAPEHASVPDLTLPPHREMGSTALPQGQLEQPAPQEAPQDPEAKRGPPTAPKPRKLPPNIILKTSKNSPVLLATEPGQKVKTSPPAPTGSQPSSASDAAAEKVNSGQLDPKEREKARREALEKLGLPQDHREPRAHLGPGPAPRSEHRATEIMAPGTRAMHFKSNTLERSGVGLGSCMAKEPGTKGSGSLGKMSFIERLAPSFLRSSRPRPASLGAGKDFAALKEPPEPEKSSKRRSHPLQSFPRPPRSCVSVKISPKGATDEHRREALRKLGLLKE from the exons ATgcctgggaaggagctggggctggggatggcTGGCTGCAACTCCGACAGCTGCGACAGCATGGTCAGCACCGCCTCCAACCACTCGCAGCAG agcgATAACAACTATGACTACTTATCTGTGGAAGAGAAAGAGTGCTTGATGTTCTTGGAAGAAACCATCGGCTCGCTGGATGCCGAAGCAGACAGCGGGGTTTCCACCGATGACACCGACTACGCGGAGCCCCCCAGGCCACGGCCCAGGAGAGACGCCGCTGCCCGGG ATTTGGAGAACGGGGCTGCCCCTCCCAGCACAGGCCAGCAGCGTGCAGCTGAGCAGAAAGGTGGTGAGAGCTCCtccagctcagctccagcaaCCCTTCCAAGCCCAGGTTATTACAGTCTTCCAAGGAGCATCCCTACAGCAAATGCACAAAGAGCAAACCAGGCTCCTGATGGCAAAGCGGCTGCACACGTCGTGGAGGACCCAGTGCCACCCAGTAAAACTTCCCAGGAGATGGCTGAGGAGGACAGGCTTGGCCAAGGCAACATGAGAACCCAGGTGAAACCCCTGCTTATCCCACCTCCAGCTCCCTTCCAGGATGACGTGGTGAGCCGTGAACAGCAGCCATGGAGGAGCAGCTTGGATGCCCAGTgggaaaacacagaggaaagctGGACACGGGCTGTGCCACCCCGGCCAGCCCCAGAGCACGCATCTGTCCCTGATCTCACGTTGCCACCACACCGGGAGATGGGGAGCACAGCACTTCCTCAGggccagctggagcagccagcACCACAGGAGGCCCCTCAGGACCCTGAAGCCAAGCGTGGGCCTCCAACAGCCCCCAAGCCACGCAAACTGCCACCAAACATTATCCTGAAAACCAGCAAAAACAGCCCGGTGCTGCTCGCCACAGAACCTGGCCAGAAGGTGAAAACGTCCCCTCCGGCACCCActggctcccagcccagctctgccagcgatgctgctgcagaaaaggtGAATTCAGGGCAGCTCGACCCCAAGGAGCGGGAGAAAGCCAGGCGGGAGGCGCTGGagaagctggggctgccccaggaccACAGGGAGCCCCGCGCCCACCTtggccctggccctgctccccGCAGCGAGCACAGGGCAACGGAGATCATGGCCCCGGGCACACGGGCGATGCACTTCAAGTCCAACACCCTGGAGCGCTCCggtgtggggctgggcagctgcaTGGCCAAGGAGCCGGGCACCAAGGGCAGCGGCTCGCTGGGCAAGATGTCCTTCATCGAGCGCCTCGCCCCCAGCTTCCTCCGCAGCAGCCGTCCCCGGCCGGCATCCCTCGGGGCTGGGAAGGACTTTGCAGCTCTGAAGGAGCCCCCTGAGccagagaagagcagcaagcGCAGATCGCACCCGCTGCAGAGCTtcccccggccgccccgctccTGCGTCAGCGTCAAGATTTCCCCCAAGGGAGCCACCGACGAGCACCGGCGCGAGGCACTGAGGAAGCTCGGCCTGCTGAAGGAGTAG